A stretch of DNA from Thalassococcus arenae:
GACGGCGGCAAGGCGGCACAGGCGCAGTTCGACGCCGCCGACAACATGACGTTGCAACTGACCGCGCTGGCCTGCCTGCTGCGCGCGGGTGCCGGTGCCGGGGATGCGGCGCTTGCGGCGTTCCACGCGCAGTGGAAAGACGACCGGCTTGTGATGGACAAGTGGTTCGGATTGCAGGTGGCTTGCGCGGAACCCGACACGGCGGTGTCCGTCGCCGCCGCGCTGACGCGGCACGCGGATTTCGACTGGCGGAACCCCAATCGCTTTCGCGCCGTGCTGAGCGCGCTGGCGGGCCACCATGCGGCTTTCCATGCCGCCGATGGCAGCGGATACGACCTGCTGGCCGACTGGCTGATCCGGCTGGATGCCAAGAACCCGCAGACCACGGCGCGGATGTGTGCGGCGTTCCAGACCTGGAAGCGCTACGATGAGGGGCGGCAGGCCAGGGCGCGCGCGGCGCTGGAACGCATCGCCGCAACGCCGGGCCTGAGCCGCGACACCAACGAAATGGTCACGAGGATGCTGACATGAGCAAGATCCTGTTCGTCACCGGCGCCAGCGCCGGTATCGGTGCCGCCACGGCGCGGCTGGGGCCGGAACACGGCTGGGACCGCGTGGTGGTGCATTACGGCCGCGACCGCGACGGCGCCGAGGCGGTGGCCGCCGAGGTGCGCGAGACCGGGGCCGAAGCCTTTGTCGTCGGCGCCGATGTGCGCGACGACGACCACATCGCGACGATGCTGCTGGCGGTGGCCGATCTGCCGCCCGGCCCCATCGGGCTGGTCAACAATGCGGGCGTGGTCTCGCCCACCGGCAAGCTGGCCGACTGCCGGCCCGAACGGGTGCGGCAGGTCTTTGCCGTCAACGTCTTCGGTGCCATCGAGGTCGCCCGCCAGACCGTCGCGCTGATGCGCAAATGGGGCAAGGGCGGCGGGATCGTGAACGTCTCGTCGGCGGCGGCGCGGCTGGGCAGCGCCAACCAGTATATCGACTATGCCGCATCCAAGGGCGCCATCGATACGCTGACCCTTGGCCTGGCGGACGAACTGGCGCCCGAGGGCATCCGCGTCAACGCCATCCGCCCGGGCCTGATCGCCACCGACCTGCACGCCAAGGGCGGCGAGCCCGACCGGCTGGAGCGTATCGGACATACCCCGCCGCTGGGCCGGCCCGGCAGCGCAGAGGAATGCGCCGAGGCGATCCTGTGGCTGCTGTCGGACGGCGCGTCCTACGTCACGCGGTCGATCCTCGACGTGGCCGGAGGGCGGTGAGCTACCGCTTTGAACGCAGCGGGCGGAGGCCGGTGGCGGCGGTCGCGCTGGTGGCGGCCTGGCTGGCGCTTCTGGCGCTCTGGCGGCTGGCCGACGCAGCGGCGTGGATCGTGGCGATCGGCCTGGCGATCACCCTGCCCGCAGCCTGGGATTTCATCGCTGCGCGGCGCGCTGGCCTGGCCATCGATGCCGGCCGGCTGACCTGGTGGAGCGGCCGTCACCGGGGCGACGCGCCCCTGGACAAGATAGACCGCGTGCGGCTGGAACGGCGCTTTGACGGGTCGATGCGTGCCCGGCTGGTGCTGCCGGGCGGCCGGCGCATCACCCTGCCGCAGGATTGCCTGCCGCCGATCGCGGCCTTCGAGGGCGCGCTGGATGCGGCGGGCCTGCGCCACGACCGCCACCCGTTTTCGCCGTTCTGATCGGCTGCGCATCCGCGGAACCCCGCCGGTGCGCCGGTGCAGCGCGCCAAGACATTGATTTTCCGCCGCGGACGCATGACATTGTCATGTGTTTGTTGCTCCGATCTGCGACGGGGGGGCCCATGAAAGATCGCATCGATCCCCTGATCGAGGAACGCGCGCCGTGGCTGTTCAAACCACGCCCGGGCGTGGCATTGGCCCGCGCCGCGCTGAACCATGTCCTCGGCTATGAGAACACCATCGCGCTCGGCGAACGCCTGCGCGACCTGCCGGCCGATGACATCATGGCGGAACTGGCCCGGATGCTGGCCCGCGATGTCGAGATCGCGGGACGCCAGCACATTCCACTGCACGGGCCGGCGCTGATCGTGGCCAATCATCCCACCGGCATCGCCGATGGCATCATCCTGCATCATTTGATCCGCGATCTGCGGCCCGACACCTACTATTTCGCCAATCACGACATCTGCAAGGTGCTGCCGCAGTTCGAGACGATGATCTGTCCGGTCGAATGGCGGCAGGAAAAGCGCAGCCACGGCAAGACGCGCGAGACCATGGCCTATACCCGCCGCGCGGTCGAGGACGGCCGGCTGGGCGTGATCTTTCCCTCGGGACGCCTGGCCAAGCGCCGCGGGCTGAGCCTGCATGAACGGCCCTGGATGGCCAGCGCCGCGATGATCGCGCGAAAGTTCGACCTGCCGGTGATCCCGGTCAACATCCGCGCGCGCAATTCGGTGCTGTTCTACCTGTTCGACCTGATCCACCCGACATTGCGCGACATCACGCTGTTCCACGAGACGCTGAACAAGCACCGCCAGCCGTTCCGCATCACCGTGGGCGAGCCGATTTCGGCCGCGGCGCTGCCGGTGAAATCGGAAGATGGAATCGCGATGCTGCGTCGGGCCACGCTGGCCCTGGGCGGGCCGCGCGCGCCGGTCGTGTCGCTGGTCGATGCCACGCGCCGGCCGAGCTGGCTCAAGGCCTGATCTCTCGGAATTGACGTGACCGAAATCGCCCGCCCGAGCGGTCAGCGGCCCTGCGTTGTGACGATGGGAACGCTGCCGAAGGCCGGTTCGGTTTCGGGCGCCAGCGGCCGCGCCACGGGGCGCAGCGAGCGGGCCAGACCCGTGCAGTAATCCTGCTTGCGGACCCAGGCGGCCATGTCCTCGCGTTTCTTGCGGGAATGGAACGGACCCCAATCGGCGGCCACGCCGCGCATCCGTTGGCTGATCACCTGGTCACGCGGCACGGTGACGGCCATGATCCGCAGGGCGCAGGACAGGTTGTCCTCGGGATCTTTCAGCGCCGATCCGGTCCGGGCCTTGCAGCCGTAGCCGCGTGCCGTTCCGGGCAGGATCTGGGTCAGACCGTACCACAGGCCGCCGCCGCCAACGGCATGCGGGCGGTGCGTGCTTTCGTGCCAGGCCAGGGACGAGATGAGCCCCACCCAGAACGCTTCGCGCTGCGCGCGGTCGGCGGTGGGATAGGCCGGGCACCAGGCCGCGATATCCTTGGGAACGAGTTCCGGCAACACGCTGGCATGGCCGCGCAGCGCCGACAATGTCGCCAGGGTCCAGGCGGAGCGGCCGTTGCGGCTGCCCCAGCGGGCCTTGGGGATCACCAGGGTGCGTGCCATCGGGCGCAACGAGGCATCCACCGCCTGCGCGGATGGCGCGGTGGTGATCGCCGGTTTCGGCGTGACTTCGGTTACAGCCCCCACAGGCGCGGCAACCAGCATGAGGATAAGGCTCAGATGGCGCAGCATGACCGCGATTCCTGCCAGCCGGGCATGGGTTTGGCAAGACGACACGGCGCGCATCGGCGATAAGCCGCCGTCGATCAACCCTTGCGATAACGCCCCGGCCGCCCTGCCCGCGAATTGCCCCAACGCGGCGCGCCAAATCCTTGCCGATGCCGCGTTGCCGCCGCAATCCCGGGCAAGACTGCGTGCAAGGAAATCCACAACCGTTGCCGACGATGCCAAGC
This window harbors:
- a CDS encoding SDR family oxidoreductase gives rise to the protein MSKILFVTGASAGIGAATARLGPEHGWDRVVVHYGRDRDGAEAVAAEVRETGAEAFVVGADVRDDDHIATMLLAVADLPPGPIGLVNNAGVVSPTGKLADCRPERVRQVFAVNVFGAIEVARQTVALMRKWGKGGGIVNVSSAAARLGSANQYIDYAASKGAIDTLTLGLADELAPEGIRVNAIRPGLIATDLHAKGGEPDRLERIGHTPPLGRPGSAEECAEAILWLLSDGASYVTRSILDVAGGR
- a CDS encoding lysophospholipid acyltransferase family protein, giving the protein MKDRIDPLIEERAPWLFKPRPGVALARAALNHVLGYENTIALGERLRDLPADDIMAELARMLARDVEIAGRQHIPLHGPALIVANHPTGIADGIILHHLIRDLRPDTYYFANHDICKVLPQFETMICPVEWRQEKRSHGKTRETMAYTRRAVEDGRLGVIFPSGRLAKRRGLSLHERPWMASAAMIARKFDLPVIPVNIRARNSVLFYLFDLIHPTLRDITLFHETLNKHRQPFRITVGEPISAAALPVKSEDGIAMLRRATLALGGPRAPVVSLVDATRRPSWLKA
- a CDS encoding transglycosylase SLT domain-containing protein; the encoded protein is MLRHLSLILMLVAAPVGAVTEVTPKPAITTAPSAQAVDASLRPMARTLVIPKARWGSRNGRSAWTLATLSALRGHASVLPELVPKDIAAWCPAYPTADRAQREAFWVGLISSLAWHESTHRPHAVGGGGLWYGLTQILPGTARGYGCKARTGSALKDPEDNLSCALRIMAVTVPRDQVISQRMRGVAADWGPFHSRKKREDMAAWVRKQDYCTGLARSLRPVARPLAPETEPAFGSVPIVTTQGR